From the Deinococcus misasensis DSM 22328 genome, one window contains:
- a CDS encoding nucleoside deaminase — MSKGRPEDRAFLERTLELARESIEMGSSPIGCVIVDKNGQIIAEGRNRAHEPWPDHPHEIADSSFAHAEMVAFYRLGRIEHPEECTLYSSLEPCLMCGGAIGMVQLARVVWACDDPWGGSGRLIKWDAHPAYEQTKVSSSPFEDLEQEAAKLFAPEAKKAYPDEGWEAWQKRYPEATRGL, encoded by the coding sequence ATGAGTAAAGGAAGGCCCGAGGACCGGGCCTTTCTGGAACGCACCCTTGAGTTGGCACGTGAGAGCATCGAAATGGGGTCTTCCCCCATTGGTTGCGTGATCGTGGACAAAAACGGCCAGATCATCGCTGAAGGTCGCAACCGTGCCCACGAGCCGTGGCCGGACCATCCCCACGAAATCGCAGATTCCAGTTTCGCCCATGCAGAGATGGTGGCTTTTTACCGCCTTGGACGCATTGAGCATCCAGAGGAGTGCACCCTGTACTCCTCTCTGGAACCCTGCCTGATGTGCGGAGGGGCCATCGGCATGGTGCAACTGGCCCGCGTGGTCTGGGCCTGCGATGACCCATGGGGTGGCTCTGGTCGCCTGATCAAATGGGACGCGCACCCGGCCTATGAACAGACCAAAGTCTCCAGTTCACCGTTTGAAGATCTGGAACAGGAAGCCGCAAAACTGTTTGCCCCAGAGGCCAAAAAAGCCTACCCCGATGAAGGCTGGGAGGCATGGCAGAAACGTTATCCAGAGGCCACCAGAGGGCTTTGA
- the metX gene encoding homoserine O-acetyltransferase MetX → MRFEFAFETDEGAIPFTFVAKSQHDYTITPSYKWFFEKEPLILDSGRILSNIRVGYHTYGTLNAEKDNAILVCHALTGTSAVHRWWADMFGEGKTLDPTKHFIVCSNVLGGCSGTSGPKEIGLDPITIHDMVRVQKELIKDLGIKKLTVIGGSMGGMQALEWVRSYPECLKKAIIVGAPPRHSAWAKSFNVSQRNAITSDPEWKGGRYSEQPHGLAIARQIAMISYRSPESYQMTQGGQSKFKPGQSAIQTYLEYHGEKLLKRFDANTYLLITQAMDLFEVTEDELRRNTVPTLVVGISTDILYPASEVREMAAHLSNSEYWQLESPHGHDAFLIEDEALNQRMLEFLGQ, encoded by the coding sequence ATGCGCTTTGAGTTTGCGTTCGAAACCGATGAGGGAGCCATCCCATTCACCTTTGTGGCCAAAAGCCAGCACGATTACACCATCACCCCGAGTTACAAATGGTTCTTTGAGAAAGAGCCCCTGATTCTGGACTCTGGACGGATCCTCAGCAACATCCGGGTCGGGTACCACACCTACGGCACCCTGAATGCTGAAAAAGACAACGCCATTCTGGTGTGCCATGCCCTCACAGGCACCAGTGCAGTGCACCGATGGTGGGCCGACATGTTTGGAGAGGGCAAGACGCTGGACCCCACCAAGCATTTCATTGTGTGTTCCAATGTGCTGGGCGGGTGTTCAGGGACCTCTGGACCCAAAGAAATTGGACTGGACCCCATCACCATTCACGACATGGTGCGTGTTCAGAAAGAGCTGATCAAGGACCTCGGCATCAAAAAGCTGACCGTGATTGGGGGCAGCATGGGCGGCATGCAGGCTTTGGAGTGGGTCAGAAGTTACCCCGAGTGCCTGAAAAAAGCCATCATCGTTGGGGCTCCACCCAGACACAGCGCGTGGGCCAAGAGTTTCAATGTGTCCCAGAGAAACGCCATCACCTCTGACCCGGAATGGAAGGGCGGGCGGTATTCCGAGCAACCCCACGGTCTGGCCATTGCCCGCCAGATCGCCATGATCAGTTACCGCAGTCCAGAGTCTTACCAGATGACGCAGGGAGGGCAATCCAAATTCAAGCCCGGCCAGAGCGCCATCCAGACGTATCTGGAATACCACGGCGAGAAGCTTCTCAAGCGCTTTGATGCCAACACCTACCTGCTCATCACGCAAGCCATGGACCTGTTTGAAGTCACCGAAGACGAGTTGCGCAGAAACACCGTCCCGACTCTGGTGGTCGGCATCTCGACAGACATCCTGTACCCCGCCAGTGAAGTGCGCGAAATGGCAGCCCACCTGTCCAACAGTGAATACTGGCAACTGGAAAGCCCTCACGGACACGACGCTTTCCTGATTGAGGATGAGGCCTTGAACCAGCGGATGCTGGAGTTTCTGGGCCAGTAA